The segment CCCGGTTTTACCAGCTTTCCTTCGCCCAAATTCACGCCGTAGCATTTAGCGCAAACGCCTTTTGCGGCTTTACAAGTTATCGGCGTTCTGATACTTACCGATTTTATGCCTGCTTCGGTTATGGCTTTAGCTTTTTCTTCGTCTATTAGCGTACCTTCGCTAAATAGCACCTCGTTTGCTATCGGATCGATCACGTCGTCGGCTAGCACGCGGCCTAAAATTCTTTCTTCCAAACTCTCGATAAGCTCGCCGTTGTCGGTGATCTCGGTGATCTCGACGCCCTCGTGCGTACCGCAGTCGTGCATAGTGACTTTCACGTTTTGCGCGACGTCGATTAGCTTTCTGGTTAGGTATCCGGCGTTCGCCGTTTTTAGCGCGGTATCTGCTAGACCTTTTCTGGCACCGTGGGTTGAGTTAAAGTACTCAAGAACGTTTAGGCCTTCGCGGAAATTTGATATGATCGGCGTCTCGATGATCGAGCCGTCAGGCTTCGCCATAAGACCGCGCATACCGGCTAGCTGGCGAATTTGCGCCGCAGAGCCTCTTGCGCCGCTGTCGGCCATCATATAAATAGAGTTAAATCCGCCCTTATCCCCCTGGATGAGCTTCATCATCTCGCCCGCGACGACGTTGTTCGTATCCGTCCATATGTCGATGATTTTATTATATCTCTCGGAGTCCGTTAGCAAGCCCGCGCCGTATTGATTTTGTATCTCGCGAACTTTTTTCTTGGCTTCGTTGATATATTTTTGTTTGCTGTCAGGCACGATGATATCGGCGATCGAGATCGAGATACCGGCCTTGGTCGCATAACGGAAGCCCAAATTTTTAAGCTTATCCAAAAATCCCGCCGTTACCTCAAGGCCGCCGTTTTTATAGACGTAATCGACCAAATTTGCAATATCTTTTTTCTTCATAACCCTGTTCCACATATTTTCAGGAACAAAATCGGGCAGAATCGAGCGGATGATCAAGCGACCCGCAGTCGTAAATAGAGTCTTGCCGCCAATCATCGTTTTGATTTTCGAGTGCACCTCTAGGCAGTGTGCCTCCTCGGCGATCATTACTTCGTCTACGGATGCGAAAATTTTATTAGCGCCCTTGCTGTCGGTCTTTTCTAGGCTTAGGTAGTAAATTCCCAAAACCATATCCTGGCTAGGAACCGTGATGGCCTTACCGCTTGCAGGAAGCAAGATATTCATCGAGCTAAGCATCAAAATTTTGCACTCTGCGATAGCTTCCTGCGATAGCGGCACGTGAACGGCCATCTGGTCGCCGTCGAAGTCAGCGTTAAATGCGGCGCAAACTAACGGATGTAGCTGGATAGCCTTACCCTCGACGAGCACCGGGTGAAACGCCTGGATAGATAATTTGTGAAGCGTCGGAGCGCGGTTTAGCATAACAGGGTGATCTTTAACGACCTCCTCCAGGCACTCCCAAACCTCGTTCGTCTTATCCTCGATCATCTTTTTGGCTTGTTTTACGGTCGTAGCGTAGCCCTTCTCCTCAAGGCGAGCTAACAAATGCGGCTTAAATAGCTCAAGAGCCATTCTTTTCGGTAGTCCGCACTGATCCATACGTAGTTTTGGTCCAACCACGATAACGGAACGACCGGAAAAGTCGACGCGCTTACCGAGCAAATTTTGACGGAAGCGGCCTTGCTTACCTTTAATGATTTCAGAAAGCGATTTTAGAGGGCGTTTGTTTGCGCCTTTTACCGCATTTGCGCGTCGTCCGTTGTCAAATAACGCGTCGACGGACTCCTGAAGCATGCGCTTTTCGTTTCTGATAATAATCTCAGGCGCGTCAAGCTCCATAAGGCGTTTTAAACGCGCGTTTCTATTTATAACGCGGCGATACAAATCATTTACGTCGGAAACTGCAAATTTACCGCCGTCAAGGCTAACTAGCGGACGAAGATCCGGCGGAAGGACCGGTAAATTCGTAATCATCATCCACTCGGGACGGTTGCCGGAATTTAAAAAGCTCTCGACGACTTTTAGTCTTTTTACTATGGTTTTTTTCTTGGCTTCCGAATTTGTCGCGCTGATCTCGTCTTTTAGAGTGTTTAAAAGCTCGACCAGATCGATATTTGCTAGCAAATCGCGGATAACTTCGCCGCCCATCCTAGCTCTAAATCCGCTCTCTTCAAAGCGGGAAGCCAAAGAGACATACTGCTCTTCGTTTAGAACGTCGAAAATTTCTACCTTTTTGCTATTTTCGGTATCGTAAAACGCGTCGCCTACGCTCTCGACGATATACGCCTCGTAGTAAAGCACGCGCTCAAGGTCTTTCATCTTTATGCCAAGCAACGTTCCTATGCGGCTTGGGAGCGAATTTACGTACCAGATGTGCGCTACGGGAGTCACGAGCTCGATGTGGCCCATTCTAGAACGGCGCACCTTTGAGCTAGTTACCTCGACGCCGCATTTTTCGCACTTGATGCCTTTATAACGCATTTTTTTATACTTACCGCAAAGGCACTCGTAATCTCGGATCGGACCGAAAATTTTAGCGCAAAATAGACCGTCGCGCTCAGGTTTTAGCGTGCGGTAGTTTATGGTTTCGGGTTTTTTGACCTCGCCGTGGCTCCATGACTTTATCCTCTCGGGGCTAGCCAAACGAAGCTGAAACGCTTCAAAATCGCGCGGTCTGCGTTCTTCTTTTATTTCAATAGGTTTTAACTCACTCATTATTTTCATCCTCATCGTATATCTCGACATCAAGCGCCAATGATTTTAGCTCGTTTGTTAGAACGAAAAATGTCTCAGGAATGCCAGTTTCAGGCACATTCTCGCCTCTAGTTAGGGCTTTATACGCAGACAAGCGCCCCTCGACGTCGTCTGATTTGACCGTTAGCATCTCGCGAAGCGTATGAGCCGCGCCGTATGCCTCAAGAGCCCAAACCTCCATCTCTCCGAATCTTTGTCCGCCAAATAGCGCCTTACCGCCGACTGGCTGCTGAGTAACAAGGCTGTATGGTCCCGTACTTCTAGCGTGGACTTTTTCGTCGACTAGGTGGTGAAGCTTTAGCATATACATACATCCGACGTTTACGCGCTCTTTGATCTTTGAGCCCGTGCGTCCGTCGTAAAGCTCGGTCTTGCCGTCCATATCGATCTTAGCTAGCTCAAATAGTTTCATTAGCTCATCGACTCTAACGCCCTCAAATATAGGCGTGGCAAATTTGACGCCGTTAGCCCAGTCTCTAGCGTAATCCAAAAGCTGCTCGTCGCTCATTTTACCTAGAGTCTTTTTAGCATCCATAAATTTAGATGTAGAGGCTATATCGATCGTTTTGGCTCGTAGCTCTTTTACCCACTCGCCTTTTTTCTCTTGGAAAATTTGATTTATCTGCTCGCCCAAGCGGTAGCCGACAAGACCCAAGTGACTTTCTAAAATTTGACCGATATTCATACGGCTAGGAACGCCTAGCGGATTTAACACGATATCAACTGGCTGACCGCTCGGTAGATACGGCATATCTACCTCAGGGACGATGTTTGAAACGATACCTTTGTTTCCGTGGCGACCCGCCATCTTATCGCCCACTTTTAGTTTGCGCTTGGTCGCGATGTAGACTTTAACTAGCTTAACTACGCCGCTTGGCAAGATGTCGTCTTTTTCTAAAATTTCCATCTTCGCGTCGTGCTCTTCTTTGAGCTTTTTCTTCTCGTTTTGGAAATGATTTTTTATGTCGTCGTATGATTTTTGAACGTCTTTTGAGAAGCCTTTAACGATCGCGCTTAGCGTAAAGCGGTTGATGTTTTCAAACTCCTCTTTATCGATCTTCTCACCTTTTTTATAGGTTTTTTTACCGATAGTTTGAGCCGAGCTCAAAGGCGTTTTGCAAAGCAGAGCGCCCACTTTTAGCATCTCTTCGCGGTCTAGCATCAAGAGTCTATCATGGTGTTCTTTTTCAAAAGCCGCTTTTTCTTCTTCATAAACTTTATTTGAGCGATTATCTTTTTCGTGGCCTTTTTTAGTAAAAATTTTAACGTCTACGACGACGCCTTCCATAGAAGCCGTCGCATAAAGGGACTTATTTACCACGTGACCGGCTTTTTCTCCAAAAATCGCGCGAAGCAAGCGCTCCTCAGGCGTCGGTTTAACCTCGCCTTTTGGAGAAACCTTACCAACTAGGATCATGCCGGGTTTTACCTGCGTGCCGATTTTTATTATGCCGCTATCATCTAGGTGAAGCAGATCTTCCTCTTTGATATTCGGAATATCCTTGGTGATCTCTTCTACGCCGTCTTTTAGCTCACGTGCCTCGATCTCTTTTTCATAAATATGCACGCTCGTAAACGCATCCTCTCGGATCATTTTTTCGCTGATTACGATGGCATCCTCGTAGTTGTACCCGTTCCACGGCATGAAAGCTATAAGGGCGTTTTTACCGATAGCCAGCTCGCCACGCTCCATAGACGGACCATCGGCTATGATCTGCCCGGCTGCTACGCTTTCGCCTTTTTTGACAATAGGATGCTGAGAAAAGGTTGTGTTTTGGTTGGTTCTTAAATTTTTCTCCATCGAGTAGTGATCGATATACGGACCGGCCTCGTCTTCGCCGAGGATAAAGATGTTTTTATTGTCCACCTTCTCAACTACTCCCGCGCGTCTAGCCTTGATTGCTTCCCATGCGTCGCGAGCCACGGTACTCTCCATGCCCGTACCTACGATAGGAGCGGATGAGCGAAGTAGCGGTACTGCTTGACGTTGCATGTTTGATCCCATTAGAGCGCGGTTTGCGTCGTCGTGCTCCAAAAACGGAATAAGCGATGCCGCAACGCCGGCTATCATACCGGAGCAAAGGTCTATGAGTTTAACGTCCTCGCGCTTAGCTAGTATCATCTCGCCGTCTTGTCTAGCTTCGATCAGATCCTCTACTATATAGCCGCTTTCATCAAGCGTAGTAGAAGCTGGGGCGATAACTAAATTTTCCTCCTGGGTAGCCGTTAGATAAACGATCTCATCGGTTACCTTACCATCTACGACCTTTTTATACGGCGCCTCGACAAAGCCTAGATTATTTACCTTTGCGTAAGTCGAAAGCGTGTTGATAAGGCCGATATTTTGACCCTCCGGAGTCTCTACCGGACAAATTCTGCCGTAGTGAGTCGGGTGAACGTCGCGCACCTCAAAGCCTGCCCTATCTTTTACGAGACCGCCTTCTCCCAGCGCTGAAAGTCTGCGTTTATGCGTAACTTCGCTAAGCGGGTTGGTTTGATCCATAAATTGACTCAATTGACCGCCGGTGAAAAATTCCATTATCGTCGTGGTTATCATTTTTGGATTAACCAGATCGTAAGGCATAATCTCTTCGATGTTGCTTAAGGTCGTAAATTTATCCCTGATGGCTTTTTGCATTTTTACAAAGCCTAGATGAAGCTCGTTTGCCAAAAGCTCGCCGATAGAGCGGATACGACGGTTGCCTAAGTGGTCGCGATCGTCGATATGCCCTTGTCCGTTTTTGACCTTTATCAAATATTTTGCCGTTTTTATAATGTCTTCATTGGTCAAAACCGTTACGTATTCAGGCACCTCAAGTGCTAGCTTGTGATTCATTTTCATACGACCGACACCCGTCAAGTCGTATCTTTCAGGATTAAAGAACAGATCGTTTACGAAAGCGCGAGCGGCATCTTTAACTACCGGTTCGCCCGGGCGCATGACTTTATAAATTCTAATCGCAGCAAGGTCGTTTTCGTCATCGACGTTTTCGGTTTGGCGTAGCAGTTTTAGCGTCTCGTTATCGGCTATAAACGAATTTATAATCGCATCATCAACGCCTGCAGCTAGGTCGTTTGCTATCTCGATGCTCTCTTGATCGGCTAAAATTTTAACCAATTTATTTTCGTCAAGCTGCGCAAGAGTATCGTAAAGCACCTCGCCGCTATTTTTGTCGATAACCGGGTGAGCCAAAAATCTATTTACCAATATTTCAGTCGGATACTCGACAAATTTGACGCCGTCGGCGATAATCTTATCGGCCTTTTTCTTGGTTAGTCTTTTGCCGGCCTCGTGTAAAACGTTACCTTCTTCGTCTTTGATATCGTATTCGACCCTGCCTTGATAGTCGTCAGGATTAAACGGGGTCAAAAATTTATTATTTTTTATCGTTAAAGTTTGAATCGGATAAAATAGTTTAATAATATCTTGCTTTTTATATCCAAGCGCTCTAAATAATATGGTTACCGGCACTTTTCTACGCTTGTT is part of the uncultured Campylobacter sp. genome and harbors:
- the rpoC gene encoding DNA-directed RNA polymerase subunit beta' — encoded protein: MSELKPIEIKEERRPRDFEAFQLRLASPERIKSWSHGEVKKPETINYRTLKPERDGLFCAKIFGPIRDYECLCGKYKKMRYKGIKCEKCGVEVTSSKVRRSRMGHIELVTPVAHIWYVNSLPSRIGTLLGIKMKDLERVLYYEAYIVESVGDAFYDTENSKKVEIFDVLNEEQYVSLASRFEESGFRARMGGEVIRDLLANIDLVELLNTLKDEISATNSEAKKKTIVKRLKVVESFLNSGNRPEWMMITNLPVLPPDLRPLVSLDGGKFAVSDVNDLYRRVINRNARLKRLMELDAPEIIIRNEKRMLQESVDALFDNGRRANAVKGANKRPLKSLSEIIKGKQGRFRQNLLGKRVDFSGRSVIVVGPKLRMDQCGLPKRMALELFKPHLLARLEEKGYATTVKQAKKMIEDKTNEVWECLEEVVKDHPVMLNRAPTLHKLSIQAFHPVLVEGKAIQLHPLVCAAFNADFDGDQMAVHVPLSQEAIAECKILMLSSMNILLPASGKAITVPSQDMVLGIYYLSLEKTDSKGANKIFASVDEVMIAEEAHCLEVHSKIKTMIGGKTLFTTAGRLIIRSILPDFVPENMWNRVMKKKDIANLVDYVYKNGGLEVTAGFLDKLKNLGFRYATKAGISISIADIIVPDSKQKYINEAKKKVREIQNQYGAGLLTDSERYNKIIDIWTDTNNVVAGEMMKLIQGDKGGFNSIYMMADSGARGSAAQIRQLAGMRGLMAKPDGSIIETPIISNFREGLNVLEYFNSTHGARKGLADTALKTANAGYLTRKLIDVAQNVKVTMHDCGTHEGVEITEITDNGELIESLEERILGRVLADDVIDPIANEVLFSEGTLIDEEKAKAITEAGIKSVSIRTPITCKAAKGVCAKCYGVNLGEGKLVKPGEAVGIISAQSIGEPGTQLTLRTFHIGGTASTEQQDYQVVAQKEGFIRYYNLNVYENGGKRIVANRRNSAVLLVEPKIKAPFDGKIEIEIAHEDVNIIVKGKKEEVKYTLRRGDLAKPNELAGVSGKVEGKIYIPYASGDAVKENESIAEVIKEGWNVPNRIPFASEIKVEDGEPIAKKVVAGANGVLKFYILKGDYLERLRNIKKGHVVTEKGLFVVVADEDDREAVRYYIPRNSIIKANDSDTVDSKAVISEPENQEKTVIAEWDPYSTPIIAEAAGRVSYEDIEPGYSAAEQYDEATGQSRLVINEYLPSGIKPTIVISTDEGKMIRYQLEPKTAIFVTDGATVAQADILAKTPKAVAKSKDITGGLPRVSELFEARRPKNTAIIAEIDGTVRFEKPLRSKERIVIHADDGATSEYLIDKTRQIQVRDGEFIHAGEKLTDGLISSHDVLRILGEKALHYYLISEIQQVYRSQGVAIADKHIEIIVSQMLRQVKIVDSGDTNFITGDMISRTRFKEENERIMRMGGNPAIAEPILLGVTRAAIGSDSVISAASFQETTKVLTEASIAAKIDHLEDLKENVILGRMIPVGTGLYQDQKIKLKQN
- the rpoB gene encoding DNA-directed RNA polymerase subunit beta; its protein translation is MLNSLYSGNRLRVDFSNVAKEIDVPNLLQLQKKSFDQFLNVDKNQGESGIEKVFKSIFPIHDPQNRLSLEYVSSEIGKPKYTIRECMERGLTYSVNLKMKVRLIVHERDEKTGEKIGIKDIKEQEIFVREIPLMTDRISFIINGVERVVVNQLHRSPGVIFKEEESPTVVNKLIYTAQIIPDRGSWLYFEYDTKDVLYVRINKRRKVPVTILFRALGYKKQDIIKLFYPIQTLTIKNNKFLTPFNPDDYQGRVEYDIKDEEGNVLHEAGKRLTKKKADKIIADGVKFVEYPTEILVNRFLAHPVIDKNSGEVLYDTLAQLDENKLVKILADQESIEIANDLAAGVDDAIINSFIADNETLKLLRQTENVDDENDLAAIRIYKVMRPGEPVVKDAARAFVNDLFFNPERYDLTGVGRMKMNHKLALEVPEYVTVLTNEDIIKTAKYLIKVKNGQGHIDDRDHLGNRRIRSIGELLANELHLGFVKMQKAIRDKFTTLSNIEEIMPYDLVNPKMITTTIMEFFTGGQLSQFMDQTNPLSEVTHKRRLSALGEGGLVKDRAGFEVRDVHPTHYGRICPVETPEGQNIGLINTLSTYAKVNNLGFVEAPYKKVVDGKVTDEIVYLTATQEENLVIAPASTTLDESGYIVEDLIEARQDGEMILAKREDVKLIDLCSGMIAGVAASLIPFLEHDDANRALMGSNMQRQAVPLLRSSAPIVGTGMESTVARDAWEAIKARRAGVVEKVDNKNIFILGEDEAGPYIDHYSMEKNLRTNQNTTFSQHPIVKKGESVAAGQIIADGPSMERGELAIGKNALIAFMPWNGYNYEDAIVISEKMIREDAFTSVHIYEKEIEARELKDGVEEITKDIPNIKEEDLLHLDDSGIIKIGTQVKPGMILVGKVSPKGEVKPTPEERLLRAIFGEKAGHVVNKSLYATASMEGVVVDVKIFTKKGHEKDNRSNKVYEEEKAAFEKEHHDRLLMLDREEMLKVGALLCKTPLSSAQTIGKKTYKKGEKIDKEEFENINRFTLSAIVKGFSKDVQKSYDDIKNHFQNEKKKLKEEHDAKMEILEKDDILPSGVVKLVKVYIATKRKLKVGDKMAGRHGNKGIVSNIVPEVDMPYLPSGQPVDIVLNPLGVPSRMNIGQILESHLGLVGYRLGEQINQIFQEKKGEWVKELRAKTIDIASTSKFMDAKKTLGKMSDEQLLDYARDWANGVKFATPIFEGVRVDELMKLFELAKIDMDGKTELYDGRTGSKIKERVNVGCMYMLKLHHLVDEKVHARSTGPYSLVTQQPVGGKALFGGQRFGEMEVWALEAYGAAHTLREMLTVKSDDVEGRLSAYKALTRGENVPETGIPETFFVLTNELKSLALDVEIYDEDENNE